The following are encoded together in the Uranotaenia lowii strain MFRU-FL unplaced genomic scaffold, ASM2978415v1 HiC_scaffold_307, whole genome shotgun sequence genome:
- the LOC129759903 gene encoding eukaryotic translation initiation factor 4 gamma 1-like isoform X3, protein MQSGGGPLQPGPSVMRGLQSGTPANVQQQQPDLQKMQSQPPLMNQQPYQPQQNIFRGAGANQSTRPTRPPIVPYHAPIYATPMYQQMPHRMPGQWNYGSIPGMYIPHQYYLQSTPIISGQHQQNRRNPAGDNNLVNVNIYAPPPPQQQPQQHQQQQPGKIRKFVAENDTQHLMKIPQVQLGQPPPNQQSSPMQVSHEQMLVMSQLHQSLPQQTPQQLGNSGQNPMDQHQVNPGQVNVGGPQQPPPHPMMPQIQLAHHLATGGGGVPAPKSNTRTKKRAHALPVIHPDTQENVLEDLYDKESSPPATSTSTPPSSGPPPGGSTSGAVVASGASAISTATVTSGAPPPVPSAYSNLPPNATPELAGPAGIGMMHHPPPPHLHHPPPQTNHPPPHVHPGHPGAHSAPIPGQPGQIIMTHPPDMGRGGPPSVNAPQPHEIVYGGPGGAIKIMNPPPHLPQHHPGLMQPNEMTASGTPVVSAIADGPSVEIKPYQQKKKKPPTEVQPSPQQQHLHQQQPQQHHASEVHQPKSLPVNNSQQQHLHHHPQQLQQLPPQQHQQQQQPQHNVSVLNESLYTGGGSAERYRTISEKSIAESTLSTDAEPFIYTGPSSVVSSQNVPVAVHNVVVEEVTNTLVQQQQHQQQPLLTEVPVSFVSLPETTVPPPQLATNVPAAIEVREKSLPLSTSTTTTTTASSSSSSSKALDSLVAEVEKLSVEDNESQQQRQHQGSNQTTAGHSSNKKKPNKKRLEETISNSNAATASETSNTSGNMSSSGKAPAPASVVVVEQTQPAAPVAAVDETDRSVVMEQQYPTAQLISNLVEQKPTSKLDNDNIINNNVDCTSTTIITDNSTENSSKASSPMENATRDSNSSNSISRQQSLDSSRQHTPAPTKLDAENNVQQQPEFDDNKNVVGVAATTETTTVSAQQHPKKQSTPDTVTQPKDSNTEPKPAAPVIKKSRSITLIEYDPDQWSPDNPKGKKKYSREQLLQLKNAPPAREKPVMSTGLENLLIRSDHGGSNYSMGGGGGGGYGKNNFAEISILPGFMKDRMVTGGGNMGPMRQPYPAKRPSQHGNSGQPQPNKQSQQNMSKTGSKIIRLQLDEEVKLKECANAWRPRHLQSNDNQDNEESKTQDLFKKFRSVLNKLTPENFDKLVQQVKTFVVDTDERLNGCIKLIFEKSISEPNFSEAYAKMCKEIGNIALLENNESSKQHNNFKGRLVIQCQHEFERRRNEQASAVRDSRAKLEANKGMDKAEFEELKAQLEEKELKVRRRAVGTVRFIGELFKHSQLTPNIMHTCISVLIEDKDYDEETLECLCKLLTTIGQKMEKEHGQDLGKYFAKMGEIVKYRDQYKISSRIRFMIQDVIDLRLKSWQPRRQDLNPKTMNQIVKEQETEQMQINMNYIASRSSKEGGGGYPGDMGGRGSRSGNMQGGARMSGPGGYNQGSLGRGGNQSSMKSGRKQTDDDGFQQISNNRNNRSVPIDLKKINFPPVVSNIDFGKLGAAANYQGWNKNNSNIFAALNSEDSNQGSMLDRDGDRDRIRGGDRRDRDRDRDRDRDRRDRDRDRDRDRSGSHNKNSGGKDSYHHKGSMERDRYNRYGSSNSQNDDPMSSRSSREGSMRPMSGQHSNSQIHDRDRERDRNMDRMSSSQQGGRSSQQRHIPQSAPTSGYSSASGGMGPPSSGFGGPPSALSKSGSGQLYQQQHMPQFAIPKDVARRNFLQPDKPTEDILHKFSTSVNIEMHESEFEASVDLLKPVSPDYYHAAISTLFFDNVDRKNETREKVVQVIAYMFEHKVITKYDYLHALEELFKLANDFIIDMPQLYKYMSTFYVLLLHNKQISLQDIHSVAEPVFSYKHGDMLLPELLHSYDAQYGKDATVMLWCESSMSFTSFIRKERVEECLNECRVGYLLDSGRKALDMDTVAKQIKYFLKSETKFGDIFSWISQYVGQEKQTSNEFIRMLCKVVLEHCIDSTKKLNLKECRKWLQILQKYIDSKPERELQAMYAIQRLVVELEHPQNLLRSILDLLYENDVIMEGIILWKDSEDPHEAAGKGVCLKGINTFITQYMENLSEEDN, encoded by the exons ATGCAAAGTGGCGGAGGACCGTTGCAACCGGGTCCGTCCGTAATGCGTGGACTACAATCGGGAACCCCGGCCAACGTCCAGCAGCAGCAACCCGATTTGCAGAAGATGCAGTCCCAACCGCCGTTGATGAACCAGCAGCCCTATCAGCCGCAACAAAATATTTTCCGCGGGGCTGGAGCCAATCAATCAACGCGACCAACAAGGCCACCGATTGTGCCGTACCATGCACCGATCTATGCCACTCCGATGTATCAGCAGATGCCCCATCGGATGCCCGGTCAATGGAACTATGGTTCGATCCCCGGAATGTACATTCCGCACCAATACTACCTTCAGTCGACGCCGATCATCTCCGGCCAGCATCAGCAGAATCGCCGGAATCCTGCCGGTGACAACAATCTAGTTAACGTAAATATCTATGCCCCTCCCCCTCCCCAGCAACAGCCGCAgcaacatcaacagcaacaaccGGGAAAAATTCGCAAATTTGTGGCAGAAAATGACACACAACATCTAATGAAG ATACCACAAGTTCAACTTGGCCAGCCACCACCAAACCAGCAGTCGTCTCCTATGCAGGTTTCTCATGAGCAGATGTTGGTCATGTCGCAACTTCATCAGTCACTACCACAACAGACACCACAGCAGCTAGGCAATAGTGGCCAGAATCCAATGGATCAACATCAGGTCAATCCAGGACAGGTCAACGTTGGAGGTCCTCAGCAACCGCCTCCGCATCCGATGATGCCACAAATTCAGCTGGCGCATCATTTGGCAACTGGTGGCGGAGGCGTTCCGGCCCCCAAATCAAACACTAGAACCAAGAAACGGGCCCATGCACTACCCGTGATCCATCCAGACACTCAGGAAAATGTACTGGAAGATCTATATGACAAAGAATCTTCGCCACCGGCTACGTCGACTTCGACTCCACCGAGTTCCGGCCCACCACCTGGTGGATCAACCAGTGGAGCAGTTGTGGCATCGGGAGCCTCAGCGATATCAACAGCAACGGTGACATCCGGAGCTCCTCCTCCGGTTCCTTCAGCGTATAGCAACCTTCCCCCTAAT GCAACTCCGGAACTGGCAGGACCTGCAGGTATTGGAATGATGCATCATCCGCCGCCACCACATCTGCATCATCCACCACCACAAACTAATCATCCGCCACCCCATGTTCATCCCGGACATCCAGGTGCCCATTCCGCACCCATTCCTGGTCAGCCCGGTCAAATAATCATGACCCATCCTCCAGACATGGGTCGTGGAGGTCCTCCATCGGTCAACGCGCCGCAGCCCCATGAAATCGTGTACGGAGGTCCCGGAGGTGCGATCAAAATAATGAACCCACCTCCGCATTTACCACAACACCATCCGGGTTTGATGCAGCCGAATGAAATGACTGCATCCGGAACGCCCGTCGTATCTGCCATCGCAGATGGACCATCAGTGGAGATAAAACCTTACcagcagaaaaagaaaaagccTCCGACAGAGGTGCAGCCTTCTCCACAACAACAGCACCTGCATCAGCAACAGCCACAACAGCATCATGCATCGGAAGTGCATCAGCCCAAATCTCTTCCAGTTAACAATTCACAACAGCAACATCTGCACCATCATCCCCAGCAACTTCAACAGTTGCCACCACAgcaacatcagcagcagcagcagccgcagCACAATGTGTCTGTTTTGAACGAATCTTTGTACACAGGAGGTGGTTCGGCGGAACGATACCGTACTATTTCAGAGAAATCAATCGCCGAATCCACTTTATCGACGGATGCAGAACCATTTATTTACACGGGTCCCAGCAGCGTCGTTTCCAGTCAAAATGTCCCAGTAGCGGTGCATAATGTAGTAGTGGAAGAGGTGACAAATACACTAGTTCAGCAAcaacagcatcagcagcagccaCTTCTCACGGAGGTACCGGTATCGTTTGTTTCGCTACCGGAAACGACTGTTCCACCTCCTCAATTAGCTACCAATGTTCCCGCCGCCATCGAAGTTCGTGAAAAGTCGCTTCCTCTTTCGACGTCGACGACTACGACGACGACAGCAAGCAGTAGCAGTAGTAGCAGCAAAGCCCTCGATTCATTAGTGGCAGAGGTAGAGAAGCTTAGCGTAGAAGATAACGAAAGCCAGCAGCAGCGGCAACATCAAGGTTCCAACCAAACAACTGCCGGTCACAGCAGCAACAAAAAGAAACCCAATAAAAAACGACTAGAAGAGACGATAAGTAACAGTAATGCCGCCACTGCTAGTGAGACTAGCAACACCAGCGGCAACATGAGTAGCAGTGGCAAAGCTCCTGCCCCAGCATCTGTAGTAGTAGTAGAACAGACACAGCCAGCGGCTCCGGTTGCGGCAGTTGATGAAACGGATAGATCTGTTGTTATGGAACAGCAGTACCCGACAGCGCAGTTAATTAGTAATTTAGTGGAACAGAAACCTACTAGTAAGTTAGATAATGATAATATAATTAATAATAATGTGGATTGCACCAGTACTACGATAATTACCGATAATTCGACAGAAAACAGCAGTAAAGCATCATCGCCGATGGAAAACGCCACCAGAGATAgtaacagcagcaacagcatcaGCAGACAGCAATCGCTCGATTCCTCAAGACAGCATACTCCAGCCCCGACGAAGCTGGACGCAGAAAACAACGTTCAGCAACAGCCCGAATTCGACGACAACAAAAACGTAGTTGGTGTTGCAGCAACAACAGAAACCACTACTGTTAGTGCTCAACAACATCCCAAAAAGCAAAGCACACCAGATACGGTCACACAGCCCAAAGATTCGAACACAGAGCCCAAACCAGCAGCACCGGTAATTAAAAAATCCCGTTCAATCACACTTATCGAGTACGATCCAGACCAGTGGAGCCCAGACAATCCGAAAGGCAAGAAAAAGTACTCTCGTGAGCAGCTGTTACAGCTTAAGAACGCTCCCCCAGCCCGTGAGAAACCGGTAATGTCGACCGGTCTCGAAAACTTACTTATTCGATCTGACCATGGAGGAAGTAACTATTCTATGGGCGGTGGAGGAGGCGGTGGTTATGGAAAGAACAATTTTGCCGAAATTTCGATACTGCCAGGATTTATGAAGGATCGAATGGTCACTGGTGGTGGTAATATGGGGCCAATGAGACAACCATACCCAGCCAAACGGCCATCGCAACATGGCAATAGTGGTCAACCACAGCCCAACAAACAATCGCAACAAAATATGAGTAAAACTGGTTCTAAGATTATTCGACTGCAGCTAGATGAGGAGGTTAAGCTAAAGGAGTGTGCGAACGCATGGCGTCCACGACATTTACAATCGAATGATAATCAAGACAATGAGGAAAGCAAAACTCAAGATCTGTTCAAAAAGTTCCGATCCGTATTGAACAAGCTAACTCCAGAAAATTTCGATAAACTTGTACAACAAGTAAAAACGTTCGTTGTTGATACTGACGAACGGCTCAACGGTTGCATCAAGCTGATTTTTGAAAAGTCTATTTCGGAACCAAACTTTTCCGAAGCCTATGCCAAAATGTGCAAAGAAATAGGCAATATTGCACTTCTGGAAAACAACGAGAGTTCTAAGCAACACAATAATTTCAAAGGCCGCTTAGTAATCCAGTGTCAGCATGAGTTCGAACGTCGACGAAACGAACAAGCAAGTGCCGTGCGAGATAGTCGAGCCAAACTGGAAGCCAATAAAGGAATGGACAAGGCAGAATTCGAAGAACTGAAGGCACAGTTGGAGGAGAAAGAACTGAAAGTTAGAAGGAGAGCTGTTGGAACGGTTCGCTTCATTGGTGAATTGTTCAAACATAGCCAACTCACGCCCAACATCATGCATACCTGTATATCGGTACTGATCGAAGACAAAGACTACGATGAAGAAACCCTTGAGTGTCTCTGTAAATTGCTCACTACTATTGGCCAAAAGATGGAGAAAGAGCATGGTCAAGATTTGGGCAAGTACTTTGCTAAGATGGGCGAAATAGTAAAATATAGGGATCAATACAAAATAAGTAGTCGCATCCGGTTTATGATTCAAGATGTCATAGATCTGCGTCTCAAGAGCTGGCAACCTCGCCGGCAAGATTTGAACCCGAAGACGATGAATCAGATTGTAAAAGAACAGGAGACTGAACAGATGCAGATCAATATGAATTACATCGCTTCTCGAAGCAGTAAAGAAGGTGGTGGAGGTTATCCAGGAGACATGGGCGGCCGCGGAAGTCGCAGCGGCAATATGCAGGGAGGTGCAAGAATGTCTGGCCCAGGAGGTTATAATCAAGGATCCTTAGGGCGAGGAGGTAATCAAAGCTCAATGAAAAGCGGTCGCAAACAAACTGACGATGATGGTTTCCAACAAATTTCCAACAATCGAAACAACCGATCAGTCCCGATtgaccttaaaaaaattaattttccccCTGTCGTTAGTAATATTGATTTTGGTAAGCTGGGAGCTGCTGCCAATTATCAAGGATGGAACAAGAACAACAGTAACATATTCGCTGCCCTGAACAGTGAAGATTCAAATCAAGGAAGTATGCTGGATCGAGATGGTGATCGTGACCGTATTCGCGGTGGAGATCGCAGAGATCGTGACAGGGATCGGGATCGCGATCGAGATCGTAGGGACCGAGATCGTGACAGAGATCGAGATCGCAGTGGAAGCCACAACAAGAATTCAGGTGGCAAAGATTCTTATCATCATAAAGGTTCAATGGAGCGAGATCGGTATAACCGGTATGGTAGTAGTAATAGTCAAAATGACGACCCTATGTCCTCCCGGTCATCTCGAGAGGGCAGCATGAGACCCATGAGTGGTCAACACAGCAATAGCCAAATCCACGATCGAGACAGAGAACGCGATCGGAATATGGACCGAATGTCTTCGTCCCAACAAGGAGGCCGATCGTCACAGCAAAGACATATTCCACAAAGCGCACCTACATCGGGTTATTCGTCAGCTTCGGGTGGAATGGGCCCACCGAGCTCTGGCTTCGGCGGTCCCCCCAGTGCGCTGTCCAAGTCAGGTTCCGGACAACTGTACCAACAACAGCACATGCCACAATTTGCCATACCAAAGGATGTGGCCCGACGAAATTTCCTTCAGCCGGATAAACCGACTGAGGACATCCTACATAAGTTTTCCACATCTGTCAACATCGAGATGCACGAATCAGAATTTGAGGCTAGCGTGGATCTTCTGAAACCAGTTAGTCCAGACTACTACCATGCCGCTATAAGCACACTGTTCTTCGACAACGTCGATCGCAAAAATGAGACCCGGGAAAAGGTGGTTCAGGTTATTGCGTACATGTTCGAACACAAAGTGATAACCAAATACGACTACCTGCACGCCCTTGAAGAACTGTTCAAACTAGCGAACGATTTTATCATCGACATGCCCCAACTGTATAAGTATATGTCGACTTTCTACGTACTATTGCTCCACAACAAACAAATCAGCCTGCAGGACATCCATTCCGTGGCCGAACCTGTGTTTAGCTACAAGCACGGCGATATGTTGCTACCTGAGCTACTCCATTCGTACGATGCTCAGTACGGCAAAGATGCAACCGTAATGCTGTGGTGTGAATCATCGATGAGCTTCACATCATTTATCCGGAAGGAAAGAGTTGAAGAATGCCTCAATGAGTGCCGCGTGGGCTATCTGTTGGACTCTGGCAGAAAAGCTCTGGATATGGACACAGTTGCTAAGCAGATCAAATATTTCCTGAAGAGCGAAACTAAATTCGGAGACATCTTCAGCTGGATCTCGCAGTATGTTGGCCAGGAAAAACAAACTTCCAATGAATTTATCCGGATGCTGTGCAAGGTCGTGCTGGAGCACTGTATAGATAGTACCAAGAAGTTAAATCTGAAGGAATGTCGCAAGTGGCTCCAAATTCTACAGAAGTACATCGACAGCAAGCCTGAGCGGGAACTGCAGGCTATGTACGCGATCCAGCGGTTGGTGGTGGAATTGGAACATCCCCAGAATTTGCTGCGCTCGATTCTCGACCTGTTGTACGAAAATGATGTGATAATGGAGGGAATCATCCTCTGGAAGGATTCAGAAGATCCGCATGAAGCGGCCGGTAAGGGTGTGTGTCTCAAGGGAATAAACACGTTTATTACCCAGTACATGGAAAATTTGAGCGAAGAAGATAATTaa